A stretch of DNA from Rathayibacter sp. VKM Ac-2762:
GTCCTCCTCGGCCAGCGGACGGGGGCGACCGGGATGCTCGTGGGACGGGCGATCTTCGGCCGGCGCGGCAACTACGTCCCGGCCGCGATCCAGGCCGTGGTCGTGATCGGCTGGTGCGCCATCAACACCTGGATCGTCCTCGACCTGGTCATCGCGCTCCTCGGCTCCGTCGGCGTCGTCGACCCGGAGCAGGCGAACGTCGGCTGGAAGATCGCGGTGGCGGCGGTGATCATGGCGGTGCAGGTCGCGATCTCCTTCCTCGGCTACCGCGCGATCGCCGCCTTCGAGCGCTGGACCGTGCCGCCGACCCTCCTGGTGCTGGCGATCATGTCGGTCGTCGCCTGGTTCTTCCTCGACATCGACTGGTCCTACGCCGGCCCCGCGGAGGGCGCGCTCACCGGAGGCGACCGCATCGCGGCCATGTCCATCGTGATGACCGCCATCGGCATCGGCTGGGGCCTCACCTGGCTCGCCTACGCCGGCGACTACTCCCGCTTCGTCGGCCCCCGCTCCTCGAAGCGGGGGCTCTACCTCGCCAGCGTCCTCGGCCAGTTCATCCCGGTGGTCTGGCTCGGCGTCCTCGGCGCGACCCTCGCGACGAAGAACGGCTCCGTGGATCCCGGGGAGCTGATCGTCGAGAACTTCGGCGCCCTCGCGATCCCCGTGCTGCTCCTGGTGGTGCACGGTCCGATCGCGACCAACGTCCTGAACATCTACTCGTTCGGCATGGCGACCCAGGCCCTCGACATCAGGCTCGGGCGCCGGGCGCTCAGCCTCATCGTCGGCGTGCTGGCCTTCGCGGCCGCGGTGTTCTTCGTCTTCCAGGACGACCTCGCCACCACGCTCGACGCGTGGCTGGTCGGCCTCGTCGGCTGGGTCGCCCCGTGGGGTGCGATCGTGCTGGTGCACTACACGGTGTTCGAGCCGCGCGTCCGCTCGTTCGGGCACCTGTTCGCCCCGGTCGGCTCGCCGCTGCTGCCGGACGTCCGCTGGCGGGCGCTGCTCTCCTTCGCGATCGGCGCGACCCTGACCTGGCTGTTCATGAACGGCTCGGTGCCCGCCCTGCAGGGTCCGGCCGCGACCGCCCTCGGCGGCGTCGACGTCTCGTGGCTCGCGGGCGGAGTCTCGGCCGGCATCGCCTACCTCCTGCTCGGCCGGGACGCTCCCGCCTGGGTCGAGCGCCGGGAGTCGGCCGCGCCGGTCGCCGCGGAGCCCGAGCCCGTCCGCGGCTGAACCCGAGCCCCTCCGAGGGCCGGCCCCCTCGCGAGCCGGCCCGCCCCGTCCCACCCCGCACCACGAACGGAACCGCCATGCCCCTCTTCCTCTCCGACGCCGCCGTGATCACCATGGACCCGGTCTCGGGCGCCGTCCCGATCACGGCGAGCATCCGCATCGTCGACGAGCTGATCGTCGCGATCGGCCCGGGCCTCGTCCCCGAGCCGGGCGACGAGGTGATCGACGGGCGCGACCGCCTGGTGGTCCCCGGCTTCGTCAACGCCCACACCCACTCGTGGGAGTACCTCTACAAGGGCCGCTACGACAACCTGCCGCTCGAGCTGTGGATGCTGCTGTCGTACCCGATCCTCGGGAACAGCCGCGTCGCTCCGGATCTGGTGCGGCTGCGCTCGTCGCTCTTCGCCCTCGAATCGCTGAAGGCCGGGGTCACGACCCTGGTCGACGACGTGCTCGAGAACCCGGACCAGGACGCGGAGCAGCTCGCCGCGGTCTTCGACGCGTACGACGAGATCGGAGTCCGCGCCAACATCTCGGGCCACGTGATCAGCAGGCCCTTCCACGAGACGATGCCGTTCCTCGAGGAGTACGTGCCCGCGGAGATCCTCGACCAAGCGCGGTCGGCGTCGCGCCCGACGACGGAGGGCTACCTCGCCTTCAGCCGCGAGGCGTTCGCGACCCAGCACGGGAGGGGAGGCGGGCGGCTGCGCTACATGGTCGCCCCGTCCGCTCCTCAGCGGTGCGGGCCCGAGCTGCTCGTGGGGGCGACCGAGCTGGCGCTCGAGCACGGGGCGGAGTGCCACATCCACGTCCTCGAGACGAAGACGCAGCTGGTGACCGGCGAGTTGTCCTACGGCTCGACCCTGGTCGAGTACATGGAGCGGATCGGCGCGCTCTCGCCGAACACGACCTTCGCCCACGGGATCTGGCTCACCGACTCCGACATGGAGCGGATCGCCGCCGCCGGCACGTCCGTCTCGCACAACCCGATCTCGAACCTCAAGCTCGGCTCGGGCATCGCCCCGTGGCGCGCGCTGCACGACGCGGGCGTGAACCTCGGCCTCGGCACCGACGGCTGCTCGAGCAGCGACTCTCCGCGCATGCTCGACGTCGTGAAGGCCGCGGCGCTCCTGCACAAGGTCACGGATCCGGACATCGCCACCTGGCCGACCGTGTCCGAGGTGCTCACGGCCGGAACGATCGGAGGCGCGCGCAGCGCCGTGCTCGACGACGTCACCGGCAGCATCGAGGTCGGCAAGCAGGCCGACCTCGTCGTCTACGACCTCGAGACGCTGAACTTCACCCCGCGCCAGCGGCTCGAGAACCAGCTCGTCTACTCCGAGAACGGCTCGTCGATCGACACCGTGATCGTCGCGGGCCGGGTCGTCGTCTCGAAGGGCGTCTCGACCACCGTCGACGAGGCGGCCCTCCGCGCGGATCTCGCCGCGCAGCTGGGGGAGATCGTGGCCTGGCAGGACTCGCTGGACCGCACGAACGGCGTGCTCACCGAGCCGTTCCGGCGGATGTACGAGCGGGCGATGCGGCACGACGCCCCCGTCGACCGCTTCAGCGGCCGCCGGCTGGTCTGAGGGCGGTCCGGCTCCCGGCGGACGCTCGGCCGACTTCCGGCCCGGCACACGGACGGGCGGGGGCGCGGCTCCAGTAGGTTGCGCACATGAGGTGGCGAGCGGGAGCGGTGGCGGTGCTCGTCCTCGCGCTCGCCGGGTGCACCGCGCCGGCCGACCCCGAGCCGACGACCGGGCCCACGACCGCCCCCGTCTCCGGGCCGGTGGTCGGCGGCTACGGCGACCTGCACGTCGCGCCCGACGGGTCGATGATGTTCTGCTACTCCGACCCCGACCCGGGATTCACGGGCGTCTGGCGCGAGTGCCAGGACGGGATCCGCACTGTGGGCGTCGACCCGGCCGCGATCGATGCGACCCTCGGGGAGACGGCGACGGCCGATCCGGGCGGGCACCGCTGGGTCGGCGCGGCGGCCGGGAAGCGCACCACCGAGGACGGCACCGACGTCTACACGGTCTTCCTCGCGGGGACCCGCACGGACGACGCGTTCACCGTGACCGCGGTCGGCGAGGGCTCCTACCGCGTGCCGTCCGAGTACCAGGAGCTGCAGCCGGGAGTGCCGGGCGGGTTCCTGGTGCGGCTCGAGCCGATCGGCTGAACGGGGGCGCCGGCGCAGGTGGAGGAGCCGAGCGGGGTGCAGCGGCCGGGAGGGGCGGAGCCGGCGGACTCGCGCACCCCCTCCGCCCGACCCTCACAGCGGGCGCGGCCGGTACCGCTCGATCAGCGCGTCGAACAGGCCGTTCATCCGCTCGTCGACCACGCGGCGCGACTCGTCGGCGTCGTACCACTCCACGATCTCGCGGGCGCCGTCGCGGAAGCGCACCGAGGGGGAGTACGCCGGGACGAGGCGGCGGATCTTCGCGTTGTCGAACACCATCGAGTGCGCCTTGTCGCCGATGATCCCGGCACCGAGCTCGGGGTCGGCCGCGGCGATCGCGTCGGAGGCGACGTGCACGAGGCGTGACTCGACTCCGGCCGCCGCGGCGAGGTCGCGGTGGATCTCGTCCCAGGTCGGCGTCTCGTCGCCGGTGATGTGGAACGCCTCGCCGATCGCGGCGGAGGCGCCGAGAAGACCGACCAGGCCGACAGCGACGTCGTCGGCGTGCGTGAGCGTCCAGAGCGAGGTGCCGTCGCCGAGGACGACCACCTCCTGGCCGCGGCGCATCCGGTCGACGACGGTCCAGCCTCCGTCGACGGGCAGCGCGGTGCGGTCGTAGGTGTGCGAGGGGCGGACGATCGTGACCGGGAAGCCGCTCGCGCGGTACTCGGCCACGAGCAGGTCCTCGCACGCGATCTTGTCGCGGGAGTACTGCCAGTAGGGGTTCCGGAGCGGAGTCGACTCGGTGACCGGGAGGCTGCGCGGCGGCTTCTGGTAGGCCGAGGCCGAGCTGATGAAGACGTACTGGCCCGTGCGGCCGGCGAACAGGTCGATGTCCTGCTGCACGTGCTCAGGCGTGAAGGCGACGAAGTCGATCACGGCGTCGAAGCTCCGGTCGCCGAGGGCGGCGGTGACGGAGTCGCGGTCGCGGCCGTCGGCCTGCACCTCGCGGACGCCGTCGGGCAGCGGGCGGAGCGACGTCCGCCCCCTGTTCAGCACGGTCACGTCGTGGCCGAGCCGCAGCGCCTCGCGGACGCAGGCGGCGCTGATGATGCCCGTCCCGCCGATGAACAGCACGCTGAGCGACATGGATCCTCCTCCGGCGGCGCCCGCGGCGGACGCCTCCCGATCCGATTCCCCCACATCGGGGCGCCGCACGCGAGTCCCTTGACCCGGCTACCGCTCGACGGGACGCCGGTGCTCGTCCTCCGGCTCGGGGGCGAGCAGCGCCTCCGGAGCGGCCGCCACGGTCGGCACGTCGGGTGCCGTCCGCTGCTCGAGGGAGCGCCCCCAGGCCGTGCCCGCGAGGATCAGCGCGATGCCGAGGAAGCCGACCGGCGCGATCGGGTCGCGGGCGAGCGCGACTCCGACGACCGCGGCCCACACCGGCTCGGTGCCCAGCAGGAGGCTGACGCGGGAGGGGGAGGTGCGGCGGACCGCCCACGTCTGCACGAGGAAGCCGAAGACGGTGCAGACCAGGACGAGGTAGAGGAACAGGCCGGCGCCCACGGGGTCGAGCCCCGCGACGTACTCGGGGATCGGCACGCCGACGACGAGCGACGCGGCGCTGAAGACGACGGCGCAGGTGCCGAGCTGCACCGTGGTCAGGCGGAGGGAGTCCATCGGCGCCCGCGCCGAGAGGCGGTGCATCGACGTGACGTGCACGGCCCGCACGACGGCGGCGCCGAGGATCAGCAGGTCACCGGGGGAGAGCGGGCGGAGGGCGCCGTTGCCCGCGAGCAGCGCGACCCCGACGACCGCGACGAGGCATGCGAGCAGGAAGCGGCCCGGGAGCCGGCGCTTCGAGACGGCGGAGTCGAGGATCGGCGTGATCACGATCGTCAGGCTGATGATGAGGCCCGCGTTGGTGGCGGAGGTGCCGGCGATGCCGTAGGTCTCGAGCGCGAAGATCGTCGCGAGCAGCGCCCCGATGGTCACGCCGACCCGCCACTCCGCCGCGGTGATCCGGTGCCGCCGCGCCGCGACGATCACGGCCAGGCACAGCGCGGCGAGGGTCATCCGCGAGCCGAGCAGCGCCATCACGCTCAAGTCGGTGACGAGCTCCTTCGCCGCGAAGTAGGTCGAGCCCCAGGAGGCGGCGACCACGAGCAGGAGGAGGTCGACCCGGAAGCGGGAGAGGAGAGCGCGCACGGCTCATCGTGGCGGCACGGAGACCCGAAGGACAAGACTGCATCTTCTTCGCCGACGCGTAAGTTGGAACTCATGGAACTCGGACAGCTCAGGGCTCTGCGGGAGCTCGGCGAGCGCGGGAGCATCGCCGCCGTCGCCGCCGCGATGCGGGTGTCCCCCTCCTCCGTCTCGCAGCAGATCAGCGCGCTGCAGCGCCGCACTCCGACGGCGCTGACCTTCCGCGACGGGCGCCGGACCGCGCTGACCCCCGCCGGCCGCGCTCTCGCGGCGGCCGTGGTCGAGGTGGAGGTGGCGCTCGAGCGCGCGGCCCGGGCGGTCGCGGACTTCGAGGGGGAGCCGAGCGGCACCGTCTCGGTCGCCGCGTTCCACAGCGCGGGGCTGGCGATGTTCGGCCCGCTGCTGGAGGCGCTGCGCGCACCGGGTCGGCCGG
This window harbors:
- a CDS encoding SDR family oxidoreductase; translation: MSLSVLFIGGTGIISAACVREALRLGHDVTVLNRGRTSLRPLPDGVREVQADGRDRDSVTAALGDRSFDAVIDFVAFTPEHVQQDIDLFAGRTGQYVFISSASAYQKPPRSLPVTESTPLRNPYWQYSRDKIACEDLLVAEYRASGFPVTIVRPSHTYDRTALPVDGGWTVVDRMRRGQEVVVLGDGTSLWTLTHADDVAVGLVGLLGASAAIGEAFHITGDETPTWDEIHRDLAAAAGVESRLVHVASDAIAAADPELGAGIIGDKAHSMVFDNAKIRRLVPAYSPSVRFRDGAREIVEWYDADESRRVVDERMNGLFDALIERYRPRPL
- a CDS encoding DMT family transporter yields the protein MRALLSRFRVDLLLLVVAASWGSTYFAAKELVTDLSVMALLGSRMTLAALCLAVIVAARRHRITAAEWRVGVTIGALLATIFALETYGIAGTSATNAGLIISLTIVITPILDSAVSKRRLPGRFLLACLVAVVGVALLAGNGALRPLSPGDLLILGAAVVRAVHVTSMHRLSARAPMDSLRLTTVQLGTCAVVFSAASLVVGVPIPEYVAGLDPVGAGLFLYLVLVCTVFGFLVQTWAVRRTSPSRVSLLLGTEPVWAAVVGVALARDPIAPVGFLGIALILAGTAWGRSLEQRTAPDVPTVAAAPEALLAPEPEDEHRRPVER
- a CDS encoding amidohydrolase; its protein translation is MPLFLSDAAVITMDPVSGAVPITASIRIVDELIVAIGPGLVPEPGDEVIDGRDRLVVPGFVNAHTHSWEYLYKGRYDNLPLELWMLLSYPILGNSRVAPDLVRLRSSLFALESLKAGVTTLVDDVLENPDQDAEQLAAVFDAYDEIGVRANISGHVISRPFHETMPFLEEYVPAEILDQARSASRPTTEGYLAFSREAFATQHGRGGGRLRYMVAPSAPQRCGPELLVGATELALEHGAECHIHVLETKTQLVTGELSYGSTLVEYMERIGALSPNTTFAHGIWLTDSDMERIAAAGTSVSHNPISNLKLGSGIAPWRALHDAGVNLGLGTDGCSSSDSPRMLDVVKAAALLHKVTDPDIATWPTVSEVLTAGTIGGARSAVLDDVTGSIEVGKQADLVVYDLETLNFTPRQRLENQLVYSENGSSIDTVIVAGRVVVSKGVSTTVDEAALRADLAAQLGEIVAWQDSLDRTNGVLTEPFRRMYERAMRHDAPVDRFSGRRLV
- a CDS encoding cytosine permease, translated to MSTDTLHGTADAEDALSPLPDSRRTARLDGQFWIWAGANIAPINWVLGALGVNMGLGLADTVTVLVLGNVVGMAVFGFFVLLGQRTGATGMLVGRAIFGRRGNYVPAAIQAVVVIGWCAINTWIVLDLVIALLGSVGVVDPEQANVGWKIAVAAVIMAVQVAISFLGYRAIAAFERWTVPPTLLVLAIMSVVAWFFLDIDWSYAGPAEGALTGGDRIAAMSIVMTAIGIGWGLTWLAYAGDYSRFVGPRSSKRGLYLASVLGQFIPVVWLGVLGATLATKNGSVDPGELIVENFGALAIPVLLLVVHGPIATNVLNIYSFGMATQALDIRLGRRALSLIVGVLAFAAAVFFVFQDDLATTLDAWLVGLVGWVAPWGAIVLVHYTVFEPRVRSFGHLFAPVGSPLLPDVRWRALLSFAIGATLTWLFMNGSVPALQGPAATALGGVDVSWLAGGVSAGIAYLLLGRDAPAWVERRESAAPVAAEPEPVRG